A segment of the Deltaproteobacteria bacterium genome:
GACCCGCAGAAATACACCAAGTCCAAACGCGGGCCGAAGAAGCCAGTACCTCACAAACTGAGTGGCAAAAAACAAACGCACGTATCGACTGCGCGGATTCTGGCGATGCGACGGTAGTCAACCGACCCTTACAGGGATGGCGAGAGCAGCGCGCCCCCAACGAAACGAAGAAGGACTATTGTTGTTGTGGTGCAATCACCAGAATTCGGCCGGTCATGCCTAATTGGAGGTGAGGAGTGCAATGATAATTGTACAGCGCAAACGGGGTCGCCTCTGGCAGGGTGAAAGTCCGTACGAGTGACGCATTTGGAGCAACAGGTCCGCTATCGAATACCTCTCCTGCACTTGGTGTGGTTCCGTCGATTGCTTCTGTTCGCGTCGCAGTATGAGGGAAAATAAACGACGGGCTGACGTTGGTCCAACGTACACTTTGTCCCGAAAGAATAGTGATTTGTTTCGGTTGGAAGCCAAAGACATCGTCATCCAACTTGCCCATCAGGACTTCAAAGGCAGGAGGTGGGGTAACGACAGCAGCAGTCCCTGGAATCGGCCCTGCCGCAATCGGTGGTCCAGAAGGCTGCGAGCGGGCAACATCGAGTTCGGTCTCGGTTGTCACGACCACCACATTAAAACCAAGTCCAGTAAGGTTGGCACGAGCGGTCGGAGCTTCAAACGCCAGGAACGCAGTCCCATCAGCTTTCGGCAGCACCACGCCAAGGTTCAGTTTTCCCAAAGCATTTTCAGAATTCACCAGCCAGGCGGAATAGCCGAGTACGTTCAAGCCGTTGGCCCCCGCATGAGACACAACCTTCAAATCTTTCAGTAACACTTCGACTTTTCCTAACGCCAGGTCAACTTTTGCAGTGCCACTCCCGGTCTCGCCAGGGGAACCAGTGTTAGTAAGCGTTACTGATACAGATTCAGCTGCCGCCGGAGCAACCGCTATAGCCACAAGCGCACACGCTGCCATAATCGTCTTTATACTACGCATGATCATATCTCCTTCTTTATCCTTGACCCCAGTCACATAACCGCATCGGTTCAACGTTTAGCCAAGATGCGAGATTACTTCCTCACCGGCATGATCTGCCCACGGATTTCACCAGCAGCAGCTTCCGAAGTGTGTACGTTGAGGTACCAGAGCCCCCTGCGTAATTCTCTCAGCTGGTCAGCCGTCGGTGGGCCAACACAAATGTTGATGGGGCTTCCGTTTGGCTTCAAATCAAAAATGACCGGGCCGTTGACTCCCGGAGCGGCTGGGCCGTGAATGTGTGCGGCGACGATTTGCCCTTCCAGGTCTTGAACTGTGAGAGCAACACACAAACGGTCCTGACCGTCGATGTTGAGATAGGCAACGCCCATTCCATTACTTGAGCCTGCTGGCACTTCTTGTCCGGCATTGAGATTCGACGTAAAGTCCGTTGCCCTTTGCGCCATGGCAGAACCTGGCATTCCAGCAATCCCCAAAAGCAGTGCCCCTACTGCGAGAAACCTCCAACTCACTACCCTACGAAATACAGACCTCATGTGACCCTCCTTTCCTTTCCATTCGTTATTGAATCTTGCCTGCTGAGAATTTATTTCCCTTCTCCATGGATCTGACAGATTGTTGTGAAAAAAAATCGGGGCACGGTATACCGTGCCCCGATAGAACTCTCGGCAACAATTCAGTTCGCTGAGTGAAAATATCTACTGCGGTGGCGGAGCTCCTTCATCAATCCAGCTCTGAATCGTCGCGACCTCAGCATCAGTGAGACAGTTATTGCCACTACAACCGAGTGGCATACGACCGCCAGTGATGTTTCCTCCAGCTCTTACTTTTTGGAACAGATAACTGGCGGTCGAATTCCCAGGATTGATACGTAGACGGGTAGCATCTTCAGAACTCTTGGCAATCATGTTTCTGAAGGCCTGCCCGGATTCGAGATTCAATCCAGCCTGCGCACCCGACGAGCCATGACAACCACTCGCGGCGCAATTATATTTCGTCAGAATCGATTGCACTCCAGCAAAGCTCGTTCCCGAAGCTGCATCGACCGTACCGAAAGCCTGCGCGTTTTGAATCCAGCGCAAACGAATCGTGGATTTGCGTGTGCCACCATTCCCACTGTCAACCACATCAACAGGGGCAACGATAATCTCATCACCATCAACCAGCAGATTGGTCGCCCCGGCCACATCTAGATCATTCAGAAAGGAGAAAGCAGTATTCGCTTCACCTGATCGCGCGCCGGGTTTGGCAACCGTAAACGTGCGGGTTTCGCTCACGCACGTCGGCGCAGTACATGCACCGGAACTGCCACTTTCGCGCACTTCCAAGGTAATCGACGCTGTCGACCCCGCCGGCAATAACCCTGCATTGACGGTTACCCCAAAACCACTATTTAACTGCGGTGGATTTGCACCCACATCTCCACGGGCGGCCCCCCAGGGAACCTCGATCGTCGTATTGAGCGGTGAAGTCACAAGAAGTTTTACCGATAGTGGTTGCGAACTCGTTGTGGAAAACGCAAAACCACGAAACTGCTGAATACCAGAGATTTCCTGGTTGTTTGCTGGGCTTTCCCAGTTCCTCGTAATATCAGCCGTTGCCAGAGTACTCATTCCCACAACTGCCGCGCAAAGACCCACCCGGAAAAAGCGTACGACCTGCTGTTGCTTCATAAAATACCTCCTTCTCCAAAAGATGATTATGCTGAGACAACGTGTTCTGTAATCCTCTTTGCAGAAGGTTTATTTCTCATCCAATTGGCTGTCAGGAAAATCCTGATAGCAATTTATTCCCGTCGCAGAATTTTTTTCGTGCAGCAACCAGCACCGCACGAACATGTTCTCTTCATCTCGCTTCCCGATCACGAGAAATCCTGGAATTGACTTTCCTGCAAGAATTAACTAACTGACCAGTCAGTTAATAAATGGACATCTTATGCCCTCTCGGACGATGCTCATACGAAAACCGCGCTGGCACCGACGCCCGACCGAGCGTCCAGAAGAAATTTCCGCTGCCGCCCTCCGCGTCTTTACTCGCCGTGGTCTACACCAGACAACGTTGGACGATGTCGCCAAAGAAGCTGGCATCAGCAAGGGCACCATCTATCTTTATTTCAAAAACAAAGAAGATCTTTTCATTGCAACCGCACAGCAGGTCGTTCCTGCGCTCGATGAGATCGTCAGCAACCTGTCCATCCCTTCGCGTACGAAAGAGACACTTGCTGACACACTTCGCTCTATCGCCCGCACGATGTATCGTCGCTTTCGCACACCTGCATATCTCGCCTTCTTTGGTTTGATTGCGGCGGAGACACTGCGGCATCCAGAGTGGGGGCAGTTGTATTTTGAACGCATTGTTCTTGCCGTAAACCAGCGCATCGCGGCATTGTTGCAGGACGCGATGGCAGCAGGAACCATACGGAAACTGGACCCAATCCTTACGGGGCGCGCGTTCGCTGGCATGTTCCTCATCATGGCAGTCACGCAGGAACATCTCGGTGGTAAACGCTTCACGTCGTTTTCCGAGAAACAGATTGTGGACTCACTTACAGACATTTTTCTTCACGGTATTCGGTCAAAGAGGGAGAGACACGCATGAAAAAGGTTCTGCCAGTTCTTTTGCTGTTGCTCATTGCTGCAGGCGCTGGCACCTGGTGGTATCAGCACTCGCGGCGCCCAGTACCACTGTCGTTCACCGGCTTTGTCGAAGGCGAAGAGAAAGTCATTAAAAGTGAGATTAGTGGAAGAGTCATGAATGTCACCTTCACCGACGGAGCCCAGGTGAAACAAGGCGATGTCCTTGTCGATGTAGACGCGCGTGACTACCGGTCCCAAGTCGCTCAGCAAGAACTGAACCTGGGCTTAATCCAAGCAAAGATCCGACAGGCCGAGACACAATTGACCTGGACACGCGACACGTACCCGACCCAACTCGCTGCAGCAAAAGCGAACCTCACCAAAGCCAACTCCGATACGGAGTTCGCTCAAAAGGAGTTCACCAGACGGAAAGAGTTGTTGCAGGCAGAGGTGCTCAGCCAGCAACGATTTGATCAGGCAAAGAATCAACTTGACGTGACACGAGCCTCTGTGGCACGGGAGCAGCAAGCGGTCGCCAACGCTGAGGCCAATCTCCGACAAATTCAAATCGCTGAAGATGCGTTGAACGTCCAGAAACACCAACTCGGCGTAGAAACAGAACGCCTCAACCAAATGCGCATCATTCTTGATAAATACACGATCCACGCTCCGTGCGACTGTACGGTACAAACGCGCCTGATTCGTACAGGCGAATACGTCACTCCTGGTGTCGGCATTGCGACATTGTTAGATCCACTCGATAAGTACGTACGGATTTATATTCCGGTTCCGGATTTGGGTAAGGTGCGCGTCGGAGACCGGGTACGTATCGAGCCTGACGCCACCCCTGGCGAATTCTTCCCCGGTGAAGTGAGTTTTATCGAAGATATGGCGCAGTTTACCCCGAAGAATATCGAGGTCAGAAGTGATCGCATTACGCAGGTCTTTGCCACCAAAGTACGTATCCTAGAGCACGTCGAGCGCTTGAAACCAGGCATGGAAGGCACGGTACTGCTGGATAGCCATGCGCCAGCATCGATACCGACAACAACCGCAACTTCCGCCTCACCGTCGTGAGCGGCTCCAACATGCACCAGTTGAGATAACGCCTGATGGATACGCCAATTATCACAGTGAGTCATCTGCGCAAACGCTTTGGGGCCGTGGTCGCTCTCGATGATGTTTCCTTGACTATCGATCGACCGTGTATCTTTGGCGTCGTCGGACCTGACGGTGCTGGGAAGACCACGTTGCTACGGATTCTGGTCGGCTTGTTGGAATTTGAAGCAGAGCACGCGTCAGTCCTTGGCTACGCACTCGCCTCGCAGACACAACCTATTAAAGAACGCCTGGGGTATGTGCCACAGACCTTCAGCCTGTATCAAGATCTCAGTGTGCAACACAATCTCGAGTTTTTCGCTGACGTGCACGGCTTACCCCGTCGCGTGTTTCGCCAACGCGCGGCGGAGCTTCTCGCCATTGCACAACTGGAGAAGTTTACCACTTTTCTCGCTTCAGCCTTATCCGGAGGCATGAAACAGAAGCTGGCACTCATCTGTGCGCTGTTGCATCAACCACACGTGTTAATTCTCGATGAACCAAATAATGGCGTTGATCTGATTGCCCGTGGTGAAATGTGGGCTATCTTGCGCCAGCTGCAAGACGTCACGATTATCATGTCGACAGGCTATCTCGATGAAGCTGACCGCTGTGATCGTGTCGCGTATCTCTATCGTGGCAAGATTCGCATACAAGGGGCCCCAGCGGATATCAAAGCCCAGTTTCCTCGGAACACGTACCGGCTCCTTGGCGATCTCCGGCCGGACATCATGACTCGCATACAACACGCGCCGTGGCTACACCGGGTCCGTATCGTTGGTGAAACAGTAACCGTAGAAACCACACTGTCCCGGGCTGAGGTACAGACCGCGGTTTCTGCGCTTGATCAGGACGCGCTGACCATAGAGGTGATCACACCGACGTTGGAAATGGTATTCACTGAACTTACAGAGCAGGCGGAAGGTGAATAAAAAGGCTAGAGGCTGTCAGGCTATAGGGAAGAACAAAAGGTCGAAAGGAAAATCTTTTTTGATTCCTCAATCAGACTTGAGAACATTCGTACACTTTCTGCAACAAACTCCAAGCTGTGTCATTCTGAGCGCAGAGGAGGATCTCCTTGAGAGACCCTTCTCTTCACTTAGAGTGATGGCATTCGTGTACCAATCTTTCGTGGTTTGACTTAGACTCTCAGAATTTTTTCTCTATTTCTGGCTCGAGCATCCCCTCTTAGCGAGTCCCTTATGACCGACGAAAACGCACTCATCGTCACCAACAATCTCACGCGCAGGTTTGGGTCGTTCACCGCGGTCGACCATGTGACCTTTCAGGTACAACGCGGCGAGGTATTCGGCTTCCTCGGCTCCAACGGGTCCGGCAAATCCACTACGATTCGCATGCTCTGCGGCTTGCTGGCGCCAAGTGAAGGCGCAGCCCGAGTCGCCGGGCTCGATGTCCACACGCAAGCGGCCCAGATCAGCGCACGTATCGGCTATATGTCACAGAAGGTTTCTCTCTACGCCAATCTGACGGTTCAGGAAAATGTTCAATTTTTTGGTGGCCTCTATAGTCTGACGTCAGCCCAAATCACGAACCGACAGGCTGCCCTATTCCCCCGTTTGCACCTTACAGGCCAAGAGCACGCTCTGGTACGTGAGTTACCGAGCGGCATTAAGCAACGCATTGCCCTTGCCTGCTCCCTCTTACACAATCCGGAAATTGTTTTTCTTGATGAACCAACAGCCGGAGTCGATCTGATAAACCGGCAGGTCTTTTGGGGATTGATTCAGGACCTGGCTACTGAAGGGAAGACATTGTTTGTGACCACTCATTATCTCGACGAGATGGAAAATGCGCACCGCGTGGGCTTTATCGATCAGGGGCAGCTCATCGGCCTCGATACGCCGCTCGGCCTCAAAATTGCCTTCGCCGGAGGATACCGCGTCCGTCTCTTGCATGACAACCCACAAATCGTGACTCACGCTGTCGCCCCCCTCTCTGCCCTTGGCTATACCGTACACCAAGATACATCGGACGCAGTCTTCCTGTTACTCCCGACTAACAACAAGGAGGAGGTCAGCCACATGCGTCACGCCTTGCATACCATCAACCCAACCTTAGAGTACACCGCGGCGCTCCCTTCTATAGAAGAGGTTTTTGCTGGGCGGATTCGGCAGCGACAAGGGCGGGCGGAGACAGCCTCATGAATGCACTGGGCCGCAAACTGGGTCGCTTGCGGATTCTCCTCTGGCGTGAGTTTGTCGAGTTGCGGCGTGACCGGTTTACACTCACCGTCATGTTACTCATCCCCGCGCTGCAAATCACGTTGCTGGCATATGCCATCACTACGGATTTCGATCATCTGCCACTCTGCGTACTCGACCGAGCGCAGACACGCGAAAGTCGGCAACTGCTCAGCGACATTACCGCCACCCACTACTTTATCGTTAGCCCATTACAAGATCTGAGCTCCATCGACTCGTTCTTCGGTCGCCAGCATTGTCGCGCGGCGCTCTTGATTCCTGCCGATTTCAGCGAAGTGATCGCGAACCGCGAAGAAGTTCGCCTCGGTCTTGTGCTCGATGCCTCAGACACTACACTCGCCACCAGTACGGAGGGGTTTCTCTCCGCGATTGCGCGAACGTACTATACCCGCACACGCCTGGAACGCTCACCACTCACCGAGCGCAATTTGCGTCCAGAAGCCATCGGCGTGGTGACGCCGCGTACGCGTGTCTTGTTTAACCCTACCCTGTCGAGCACCGCGTATACGATTCCTGGCTTACTCGGAATGATCTGCATGTTTCTCACGATTCTCATTACCGCCATCTCGCTCGTCCGCGAACGAGAAGCCGGGACTCTTGAACAACTCCTTGTTACTCCCATGACCTCGCTTGAGATCGTGCTGGGAAAGATTCTCCCGTTCGGTGTAGTCGCTATGGGAGCCATCATAGCCAGCGTTTTTTTCAGTTGGTTGATCTTTGGGGTCTTTCCAGTCGGCAACGTCACGCTCTTATTAGCCATCACACCAATTTTTCTGTTGATCGGCTTATCTATGGGCTTGCTGATTTCCAGTCTCGCCCACTCGTCGGTTGACGCGCTGGAACGCAGTATTCTCATCATGGTGCCACAATTGATGCTCTCAGATTTCTTGTTCCCACTCTCTCTCATGCGCATGCCATTTCGTGCCATCGGTGAGTTGTTCCCGATCACTCACTACCTTCGCATCACTCGTGGTGTGTATATGAAAGGGCAAGGATTCTCCGACCTCTGGCTAGAAGTCCTTATTCTCTGTGCGTTTCTGGTGCTCTTGGTCGCACGAGTCTCGCGTACCATTACGCGGAGCAACTAAGGAAAGGAAAAAGCATGCGGCGGCGTAACGTGTTAGCGGTGGCACGTAAGGAAGGACGAACGATGCGGCGAGATCACGGCCTTGTTGCTGCTATTCTCGTGCAGCCGATCCTGTATCTCGTCTTGTTCGGGCTCGCAATCACGAATGAAGTGAACAATGCGGAGTGGGTCGTCTATGACCAATCGCAGACGACACGGTCACGGCAGCTCATTTCCGACTTAGCCTCACTGACAGCGCTACGTGAGCCTCAGTTCGTCTTGAGTGAAGACGCCGTTGTGGACTTCCTCCGGCAGAAAGATGGACTCGCAGGTGTGATCATCCCGTGGAATTTTGACGACAAACTCGCCCGCGGCCAGGAAACACCGATTCAGATTTTGCTCAATGGCGCGAAAACCGCGAGCGCGTTACGGCTCGGGAATTATATTACGCAAACTGCAAGCGCATTCTCAGCGAGTGAACTCCCATCACGTGATCGTAGTGAACAAAAATTTCTCGCGCCACGCGTATCGATCGAGAAGCGCTATTGGTACAACCCCGGATTGCAGGATCGCTTTGGCCTACTATCGGCAATGCCAGCGAACATGCTCACACAAATTTGCCTCATGATTGCTGCGGTTGGTTTGGTAGGAGAACGCGAACGCGGTACCTTTGAGCAGCTTCTCTCGACTCCTCTATCGTTGTCGGAAATCATGCTCGGCAAAATGATTCCCTACATTGGGATCGGCCTTGTCTCACTCCTTCTTTTTCAAGCCGGTGGCTACCTCGTCTATGGCATTGCAGTCAAGGGCAGTTTGTTGCTGCTGGCGCTTGTTGCCCTGGTATTCATGTTTGCCACGATGGCGTTCGGCGTATTCTTTGCCTCCCGTGCCCGTAACATTCAACAAGCGATATTTCTCGGATTTTTCGTGATGTTCCCGTCCATTATGATCACAGGCATTCTCATGCCAACAGATAATTATCCGCCAATCATTAGCGCACTCTCGCATTGTCTTCCGGCCAGGTATTTTGCCCACGCGCTTCATGCCATTGTGCTTAAGGGCTCCGGATTTGCCGAAGTGCAGGGTGACCTACTGTTCTTGAGCGGGTTTTTTCTAGCTTCACTCGTCGCCGCAGTCGCAGTAACGAAAGCGAAGCTGGGGTGAGCAATGTCTAAGAAGTGGGAACGTTGTCATTGCGAAGAGGCGCAGACGACGAATCAACCCCTGTCCGAAAACAGAGATTGCTTCGCTCCGCTCGCACTGATAGGTTGCCTGAGAGAGTCAGACAACCTTGCTAGGGGTGGTTATTCGACTTTCAAGTCGGCACGACGGTTCATCGCCCGACCTTCAGGATTGTCCCTGCCGTTCTTCGTGTTGTCAGCTATCGGCTCCCGCTCGCCCCGACCTTCCGTCGTCAAGCGACTCGCCGCCACTCCCTTGGACACCAAGTACCCCTTCACCGATTGCGCCCGTCGCTCGGATAAGCGTTGGTTGTACTCATCCGACCCAATCGAATCGGTATGCGCTACAATCCGCACTTTCACATCCGGATTGTCTTTCAACAACCGCGCCGCTTCATCCAACACCGCAGCCGCATCCGACCGAATGTTGGACTTATCATAGTCAAAGTTCACCCCGCGTAACCGAATCGTCGTCCCCGACGTAATCGCTGGCGGCGGTGTTGGCGCTGGGGCCGGAGCCGGCGGTGGAGGAGGAGGTGGTGGTGCGGGTTCTTCATCGCTTGCCCACAGATAACCAATCGCGGCACCTATGATCGCACCAGCAGCGACACCGATGCCGATGCCTGCAGCTCGTTCATCATCATCACCAGTTCCTTTATGGCGGAATTCCGGTCCAACACCAGCACCGACACCACCACCAACAATAGCTCCAACCATGGCGCCGAGTACCGCACCATCTCGTTTACGCGGTGACATCGTACAACCGCTTGTCATTCCTATGAGCGCTAAGGCCCATAGGGCCCAGAATCTCATACCTCGTCTCATCGCACGTCTCCTTTCCTCATCCTTCTGCCTAGCCCTAGTACAGCGGTTTGCAAAACTGATTTTTCTTCCCCCCTGGAAGCAATCTGGTCTCCATACTGCTAGCTTAATTCTTGACGCGAAGCAAATGGCGAAATTAGCCCCAGTAGTCTCCCAAACGCCTAGGAGGTTTTCTGCATATGGTACTTCTTAAGTACAGGCATAACCTCAGTCTGAAAGAGCGTCATATGCTTCATCGTCTGCTCATGCGTGGCATTGCCCGGCCCTGCCCCAGCGATGGTGTACCCAAAGCCACCAAGGAAGTCGTAATCGGCAATCAAGCGATCAGCCACTGTCTTCGGCGTGCCAGCAATCATATCGCCGAGTGGCCCTCCTTGCCCAAGACCCGCAGCAAGGAAACCGCG
Coding sequences within it:
- a CDS encoding OmpA family protein, with amino-acid sequence MIGAAIGYLWASDEEPAPPPPPPPPAPAPAPTPPPAITSGTTIRLRGVNFDYDKSNIRSDAAAVLDEAARLLKDNPDVKVRIVAHTDSIGSDEYNQRLSERRAQSVKGYLVSKGVAASRLTTEGRGEREPIADNTKNGRDNPEGRAMNRRADLKVE
- a CDS encoding ABC transporter permease gives rise to the protein MRRRNVLAVARKEGRTMRRDHGLVAAILVQPILYLVLFGLAITNEVNNAEWVVYDQSQTTRSRQLISDLASLTALREPQFVLSEDAVVDFLRQKDGLAGVIIPWNFDDKLARGQETPIQILLNGAKTASALRLGNYITQTASAFSASELPSRDRSEQKFLAPRVSIEKRYWYNPGLQDRFGLLSAMPANMLTQICLMIAAVGLVGERERGTFEQLLSTPLSLSEIMLGKMIPYIGIGLVSLLLFQAGGYLVYGIAVKGSLLLLALVALVFMFATMAFGVFFASRARNIQQAIFLGFFVMFPSIMITGILMPTDNYPPIISALSHCLPARYFAHALHAIVLKGSGFAEVQGDLLFLSGFFLASLVAAVAVTKAKLG
- a CDS encoding ABC transporter permease; the protein is MNALGRKLGRLRILLWREFVELRRDRFTLTVMLLIPALQITLLAYAITTDFDHLPLCVLDRAQTRESRQLLSDITATHYFIVSPLQDLSSIDSFFGRQHCRAALLIPADFSEVIANREEVRLGLVLDASDTTLATSTEGFLSAIARTYYTRTRLERSPLTERNLRPEAIGVVTPRTRVLFNPTLSSTAYTIPGLLGMICMFLTILITAISLVREREAGTLEQLLVTPMTSLEIVLGKILPFGVVAMGAIIASVFFSWLIFGVFPVGNVTLLLAITPIFLLIGLSMGLLISSLAHSSVDALERSILIMVPQLMLSDFLFPLSLMRMPFRAIGELFPITHYLRITRGVYMKGQGFSDLWLEVLILCAFLVLLVARVSRTITRSN
- a CDS encoding ABC transporter ATP-binding protein, which gives rise to MTDENALIVTNNLTRRFGSFTAVDHVTFQVQRGEVFGFLGSNGSGKSTTIRMLCGLLAPSEGAARVAGLDVHTQAAQISARIGYMSQKVSLYANLTVQENVQFFGGLYSLTSAQITNRQAALFPRLHLTGQEHALVRELPSGIKQRIALACSLLHNPEIVFLDEPTAGVDLINRQVFWGLIQDLATEGKTLFVTTHYLDEMENAHRVGFIDQGQLIGLDTPLGLKIAFAGGYRVRLLHDNPQIVTHAVAPLSALGYTVHQDTSDAVFLLLPTNNKEEVSHMRHALHTINPTLEYTAALPSIEEVFAGRIRQRQGRAETAS
- a CDS encoding ABC transporter ATP-binding protein, whose product is MDTPIITVSHLRKRFGAVVALDDVSLTIDRPCIFGVVGPDGAGKTTLLRILVGLLEFEAEHASVLGYALASQTQPIKERLGYVPQTFSLYQDLSVQHNLEFFADVHGLPRRVFRQRAAELLAIAQLEKFTTFLASALSGGMKQKLALICALLHQPHVLILDEPNNGVDLIARGEMWAILRQLQDVTIIMSTGYLDEADRCDRVAYLYRGKIRIQGAPADIKAQFPRNTYRLLGDLRPDIMTRIQHAPWLHRVRIVGETVTVETTLSRAEVQTAVSALDQDALTIEVITPTLEMVFTELTEQAEGE
- a CDS encoding CHRD domain-containing protein, with product MRSVFRRVVSWRFLAVGALLLGIAGMPGSAMAQRATDFTSNLNAGQEVPAGSSNGMGVAYLNIDGQDRLCVALTVQDLEGQIVAAHIHGPAAPGVNGPVIFDLKPNGSPINICVGPPTADQLRELRRGLWYLNVHTSEAAAGEIRGQIMPVRK
- a CDS encoding HlyD family secretion protein, whose translation is MKKVLPVLLLLLIAAGAGTWWYQHSRRPVPLSFTGFVEGEEKVIKSEISGRVMNVTFTDGAQVKQGDVLVDVDARDYRSQVAQQELNLGLIQAKIRQAETQLTWTRDTYPTQLAAAKANLTKANSDTEFAQKEFTRRKELLQAEVLSQQRFDQAKNQLDVTRASVAREQQAVANAEANLRQIQIAEDALNVQKHQLGVETERLNQMRIILDKYTIHAPCDCTVQTRLIRTGEYVTPGVGIATLLDPLDKYVRIYIPVPDLGKVRVGDRVRIEPDATPGEFFPGEVSFIEDMAQFTPKNIEVRSDRITQVFATKVRILEHVERLKPGMEGTVLLDSHAPASIPTTTATSASPS
- a CDS encoding TetR/AcrR family transcriptional regulator is translated as MPSRTMLIRKPRWHRRPTERPEEISAAALRVFTRRGLHQTTLDDVAKEAGISKGTIYLYFKNKEDLFIATAQQVVPALDEIVSNLSIPSRTKETLADTLRSIARTMYRRFRTPAYLAFFGLIAAETLRHPEWGQLYFERIVLAVNQRIAALLQDAMAAGTIRKLDPILTGRAFAGMFLIMAVTQEHLGGKRFTSFSEKQIVDSLTDIFLHGIRSKRERHA